From Echinicola jeungdonensis, the proteins below share one genomic window:
- a CDS encoding four-carbon acid sugar kinase family protein, which yields MIAVIADDITGAAEIAGVCLRWGIPVSFSLDVKPVSGAKVMVIASNTRSMKEADAIKESKRLAEALVEMKVDNVFKKSDSVMRGHVAAEMKALAAQFKKEKMMLVPANPYTGRSIRDGIYYVDQKPLNETSFKDDPEFPAASSSVKELLREEELNVCTGKFTEEQDLKPGFNIPDSKTMGDLYAWASLMDSTVLPSGSAAFFEMYLKRNFPEWMHGQEPDPLSFLGNSLMVAGSTHQNSKNFIDKAVENGTILSLMPKELKSPNAPESGVTKWSDEITKNLKGGDKVIMSAGKEKVTFENSNEVLKTKTAETVAKVLDRVPVRELLIEGGATAFAVIQQLHMGPLLPLQELSPGVVRMKAVDSDLVLTIKPGSYVWPEAVYKYYEMKKTTA from the coding sequence ATGATAGCAGTTATAGCCGATGATATTACGGGAGCCGCTGAAATTGCAGGGGTGTGTTTGAGATGGGGAATTCCGGTGTCCTTCTCACTGGATGTAAAACCCGTAAGTGGAGCAAAGGTAATGGTCATAGCTTCCAATACCCGATCCATGAAGGAAGCCGACGCTATAAAGGAATCGAAGCGTTTGGCCGAAGCCCTGGTGGAAATGAAAGTGGACAATGTCTTTAAAAAATCGGATTCCGTAATGCGGGGTCATGTTGCCGCTGAAATGAAAGCCCTGGCGGCACAATTCAAAAAGGAAAAGATGATGTTGGTTCCCGCCAACCCTTATACTGGCAGAAGTATTAGAGATGGGATTTATTATGTGGACCAAAAACCTTTGAACGAAACCAGTTTTAAGGATGACCCAGAATTTCCCGCTGCTTCCAGTTCAGTAAAAGAGTTGTTAAGGGAAGAGGAATTGAATGTTTGTACAGGGAAGTTTACGGAGGAGCAAGACCTCAAACCAGGTTTTAATATCCCGGATTCCAAAACCATGGGAGACTTGTATGCCTGGGCAAGCTTGATGGACAGCACAGTATTGCCATCTGGTAGTGCCGCATTCTTTGAAATGTATTTGAAAAGAAATTTCCCTGAATGGATGCATGGACAGGAACCTGATCCTTTGTCCTTCCTTGGCAACAGTCTGATGGTAGCAGGAAGTACACACCAAAATAGCAAAAACTTTATCGACAAGGCAGTGGAAAATGGTACTATCCTTAGCCTAATGCCTAAGGAACTGAAAAGTCCAAATGCCCCTGAAAGTGGTGTAACAAAATGGAGCGATGAAATCACTAAAAACCTAAAAGGAGGTGATAAAGTGATTATGTCTGCAGGGAAAGAAAAAGTCACCTTTGAAAATAGTAACGAAGTGCTGAAAACCAAAACAGCCGAAACTGTCGCCAAGGTGCTGGATAGGGTTCCTGTTAGGGAATTATTGATTGAAGGTGGAGCAACAGCCTTTGCTGTAATCCAACAATTGCATATGGGACCATTGTTGCCGCTTCAGGAACTTAGCCCCGGGGTGGTGCGCATGAAAGCAGTGGACAGCGATTTGGTACTTACTATTAAGCCTGGTAGTTATGTATGGCCTGAGGCTGTATATAAATATTATGAAATGAAAAAAACCACTGCATAA
- a CDS encoding alpha/beta hydrolase family protein — MGNGDSAQFQNKYMLNTLNLKAFFLTSMLCATIFLAKAQDSDQAYRNTLKATLDRIEDVFEINLQYNEDLVEGKELDYAFWRIVPGNLETSLAQVLAPFDLTFFEKPNALYRITKFDYPRRSVSFGEDHLNYLSGLYSNKMEWESRKAEMKSCLIEALGIDDLPETPASQPIITQRRKYKGYSVENVALEVLPGVYTTGSVYKPRPFKKNHPVIITPNGHFGQGRYRESEQIRCSILAKMGAVVVSYDLFAWGESRLQFPSTAHKTSIAHTIQTWNGIKWLDYLTSLPETDPDKVGITGGSGGGSQTMLLTAIDDRIEVSVPVVMLSSHFSGGCPCESGKPIHLCGGGTNNAEIAAMASPKPLLVISDGGDWTHTVPELEFPFIEYIYGFYGEKDKVKNSHFPEEGHNYKVSKRQSMYPFMAKYLGLDIEKVLGENGLVKEDDVTLESEEELKVFGKDGEDLPKGAIKGLEALYHMLEKAQ, encoded by the coding sequence ATGGGAAATGGAGATTCTGCTCAGTTTCAAAATAAATATATGCTCAACACATTAAACCTTAAGGCTTTTTTTCTGACAAGTATGCTCTGTGCTACCATTTTCCTGGCCAAAGCCCAGGATTCGGACCAGGCATACCGGAATACACTAAAAGCTACTTTGGACCGTATTGAGGATGTTTTTGAGATAAATCTCCAGTACAATGAAGATTTGGTGGAAGGAAAGGAATTGGATTATGCATTTTGGCGTATCGTTCCGGGGAATTTAGAAACTTCCCTTGCCCAAGTGTTGGCACCTTTTGACCTGACCTTTTTTGAAAAACCCAATGCACTTTATAGAATTACCAAATTTGATTACCCAAGAAGGTCTGTCTCCTTTGGAGAAGATCATCTAAATTACCTTTCCGGATTGTATTCTAATAAAATGGAATGGGAATCCAGGAAAGCTGAAATGAAAAGTTGTTTGATTGAAGCTTTGGGCATAGATGACTTGCCCGAGACTCCAGCATCCCAACCGATCATAACCCAAAGAAGAAAATACAAAGGCTATTCTGTTGAAAATGTAGCCTTAGAAGTTTTGCCTGGTGTTTATACTACCGGATCGGTGTATAAACCCAGGCCTTTTAAGAAAAACCATCCCGTTATCATTACTCCCAACGGCCACTTTGGCCAGGGAAGATACAGGGAAAGTGAACAAATCCGCTGTTCAATATTGGCTAAAATGGGAGCTGTGGTAGTCAGTTATGACCTTTTTGCCTGGGGGGAATCCCGTTTACAATTCCCTTCCACAGCTCACAAGACAAGCATTGCCCATACCATCCAAACATGGAATGGAATAAAGTGGCTGGACTACCTGACCTCGCTTCCGGAAACGGATCCCGATAAAGTTGGGATTACAGGAGGTTCTGGTGGAGGTTCCCAGACTATGTTATTGACAGCCATAGATGATCGCATTGAAGTGTCCGTACCGGTAGTGATGCTTTCTTCTCATTTTTCTGGAGGTTGCCCTTGCGAAAGCGGCAAGCCCATTCATCTCTGTGGAGGAGGAACCAACAATGCAGAAATTGCCGCTATGGCATCCCCAAAGCCTCTTTTGGTGATCTCCGATGGAGGAGATTGGACCCACACTGTACCCGAATTAGAATTTCCGTTTATCGAATATATTTATGGTTTTTATGGAGAAAAGGATAAAGTGAAAAATTCCCATTTCCCGGAAGAAGGCCATAATTATAAAGTTTCCAAACGACAATCCATGTATCCTTTTATGGCCAAATACCTGGGCCTGGACATTGAAAAAGTTTTAGGTGAAAACGGATTGGTTAAGGAGGATGACGTTACACTCGAATCCGAGGAGGAATTAAAAGTGTTTGGAAAAGACGGGGAAGACCTGCCAAAAGGTGCCATCAAAGGCCTTGAAGCACTTTACCATATGTTGGAAAAAGCCCAATAA